One Curtobacterium sp. MCLR17_007 DNA window includes the following coding sequences:
- a CDS encoding ATP-binding cassette domain-containing protein, which yields MSALHFDRFVVRTGDREVFLLDGTFPAGTLAVLTGSDGAEVSAVLAAIAAEVAGTAGSEPLLPVPSGTQTEGTVTLDDDAAPSPAPTPPGTVPAVAVMSRDHGLLGALTATENVALGVLAHAGPGRGDSSTGEAVVGALDAVGVPGAVRDNLAEQLSGGQQQRVALARALVTGASLTVLDDPTSELDPASVLVVHSAIEAAAARGGVVLVGRSDDQPAPVGAVQLHVGRRGRHTR from the coding sequence CGCACCGGGGACCGCGAGGTCTTCCTGCTGGACGGGACCTTCCCTGCCGGGACGCTCGCCGTCCTGACCGGCAGCGACGGCGCCGAGGTCTCCGCCGTCCTGGCGGCGATCGCGGCCGAGGTCGCCGGGACCGCGGGATCGGAACCGCTCCTCCCGGTGCCGTCCGGCACGCAGACCGAAGGCACCGTCACGCTGGACGACGACGCGGCCCCGTCGCCGGCGCCGACGCCCCCGGGCACGGTCCCGGCCGTCGCCGTGATGTCCCGCGACCACGGGCTGCTCGGCGCGCTGACCGCCACCGAGAACGTGGCACTCGGGGTCCTGGCCCATGCCGGCCCAGGTCGCGGTGACAGCTCGACCGGCGAGGCGGTGGTCGGCGCGCTCGACGCCGTCGGCGTCCCCGGTGCCGTCCGCGACAACCTCGCCGAGCAACTCTCCGGCGGGCAGCAGCAGCGCGTGGCCCTGGCACGGGCGCTCGTCACGGGCGCGTCGCTGACCGTGCTGGACGACCCCACGAGCGAGCTCGACCCTGCATCGGTGCTGGTCGTCCACAGCGCGATCGAGGCCGCGGCAGCACGTGGCGGCGTGGTCCTGGTCGGCCGCTCGGACGACCAGCCGGCGCCGGTCGGCGCCGTCCAGCTGCACGTCGGGCGGCGTGGACGTCACACCCGGTGA
- a CDS encoding flotillin family protein has translation MSALFALGAVPVIIGAVVVVAVIALVYAKAVYRNAGADEALIITGKRSRKVQNADGTETVESGIKVVLGAGVLVRPFFEKVAKLSLSSRAIDINVNAQDSRGVTIDVEAVALVKVGETDASIRAAAQRFLGQEKKIDDFAREVLSGSLRASIGATDVSTIIRNRDQLTVAVLDVAKDALHSQGLDVDSFEIKGISDRNEYISDLGRAERARVRLEAENAEAQADREAREARARADQAIAEAENTLAIRRAALQLDADRAGAEAAAAGPLAQARASQGVVEQEQITAQKRAELRRAELESEVSAVAEAEARKTRVEAEAAAAAQVETARAQAEARRIAAEAVAAEAHAEAEARKLAADASRAEGEAIADAIRAKGCAEAEATKAQADALADHSEAVLRVKALETLPAIARELAAPMGAIDSLTVVSSDGAGSLSKSVVSQFSEVDALLGATAGFTLSDIVKSTTTGQAAARAVARETADVPTD, from the coding sequence ATGTCGGCTCTGTTCGCACTGGGGGCGGTCCCGGTCATCATCGGCGCGGTCGTGGTCGTCGCGGTCATCGCGCTGGTCTACGCCAAGGCGGTGTACCGCAACGCCGGCGCCGACGAGGCACTGATCATCACCGGCAAGCGTTCGCGCAAGGTCCAGAACGCCGACGGCACCGAGACCGTCGAGTCCGGCATCAAGGTCGTGCTCGGCGCCGGTGTGCTCGTGCGGCCCTTCTTCGAGAAGGTGGCGAAGCTCTCGCTGAGCTCGCGCGCGATCGACATCAACGTCAACGCGCAGGACTCCCGCGGCGTCACGATCGACGTCGAGGCGGTGGCGCTCGTCAAGGTCGGCGAGACCGATGCCTCGATCCGGGCGGCCGCGCAGCGGTTCCTCGGGCAGGAGAAGAAGATCGACGACTTCGCGCGCGAGGTCCTGTCGGGGTCGCTCCGCGCGTCGATCGGTGCCACCGACGTCTCGACGATCATCCGCAACCGCGACCAGCTGACGGTCGCCGTGCTCGACGTCGCCAAGGACGCGCTGCACAGCCAGGGTCTCGACGTCGACTCGTTCGAGATCAAGGGCATCTCGGACCGCAACGAGTACATCAGCGACCTCGGTCGTGCCGAGCGCGCACGGGTCCGTCTTGAAGCCGAGAACGCCGAGGCGCAGGCCGACCGCGAAGCGCGCGAGGCCCGCGCCCGTGCGGACCAGGCCATCGCCGAGGCCGAGAACACCCTGGCCATCCGTCGGGCCGCGCTGCAGCTCGACGCCGACCGAGCCGGTGCCGAAGCCGCCGCGGCCGGTCCGCTCGCCCAGGCCCGCGCCTCCCAGGGCGTCGTCGAGCAGGAGCAGATCACGGCGCAGAAGCGCGCTGAGCTCCGTCGGGCGGAACTCGAGTCCGAGGTCAGCGCCGTCGCCGAGGCGGAAGCGCGGAAGACCCGGGTCGAAGCCGAGGCTGCGGCGGCCGCACAGGTCGAGACCGCCCGCGCGCAGGCGGAGGCCCGGCGCATCGCGGCCGAGGCCGTCGCCGCTGAAGCCCACGCCGAGGCCGAGGCGCGCAAGCTGGCGGCAGACGCATCCCGCGCCGAGGGCGAGGCGATCGCGGACGCCATCCGCGCGAAGGGCTGCGCCGAGGCCGAGGCCACCAAGGCCCAGGCGGACGCCCTCGCCGACCACTCCGAGGCGGTCCTGCGCGTCAAGGCGCTCGAGACCCTGCCCGCCATCGCCCGCGAACTGGCGGCACCGATGGGAGCGATCGACTCGCTGACGGTGGTGTCGTCGGACGGTGCCGGTTCGCTGTCCAAGAGCGTCGTCAGTCAGTTCAGCGAGGTCGACGCGCTGCTCGGGGCCACCGCGGGGTTCACGCTGAGCGACATCGTGAAGAGCACGACGACGGGTCAGGCTGCTGCCCGGGCCGTCGCGCGCGAGACGGCTGACGTCCCGACCGACTGA
- a CDS encoding NtaA/DmoA family FMN-dependent monooxygenase (This protein belongs to a clade of FMN-dependent monooxygenases, within a broader family of flavin-dependent oxidoreductases, the luciferase-like monooxygenase (LMM) family, some of whose members use coenzyme F420 rather than FMN.), translated as MPKRLLLNVFEMNCVGHITHGLWRLPGNNRHRYTDIRYWTELARTAEAGQFDAVFIADVLGAYDVYGGSPAPALREGLQIPNNDPMLVVPAMAAVTEHLGFGITASTSYEPPFAFARRMSTLDHLTNGRVGWNVVTSYLPNAARNFGLATEIPHDTRYEIADEYLDVVYQLWEGSWEDDAVLRDAERGVYTDPAKVHPIDHVGEHFSVAGPHLSEPSSQRTPTLFMATGSPAGSARAGQHAEVVFTGGHGVQRTADAVRDAAQAAGRDRGDVRFVTQAAVITAPTQREVEDKVTQYRAFASEEGPLVHGSVPFDALSHPRSRTVRDALEAEGVEGGERLVGRVALDATVGELLDRVNEAWHGAFWAAGVPEAVTEQIEGWLDDDGIDGINLRQYHSFDTVRDFGTYVTPLLRERGRLPERYTDGETLRERVTGGPARLPGSHPAAAHRRATATATV; from the coding sequence ATGCCGAAGCGTCTCCTGCTCAACGTCTTCGAGATGAACTGCGTCGGGCACATCACCCACGGACTCTGGCGCCTGCCCGGCAACAACCGGCACCGCTACACGGACATCCGCTACTGGACCGAGCTCGCGCGCACCGCCGAGGCCGGGCAGTTCGACGCGGTCTTCATCGCCGACGTCCTGGGCGCCTACGACGTGTACGGCGGCTCACCGGCACCGGCGCTCCGCGAAGGGCTGCAGATCCCGAACAACGACCCGATGCTCGTCGTGCCGGCGATGGCCGCGGTGACCGAGCACCTGGGGTTCGGCATCACCGCCTCGACCAGCTACGAGCCGCCGTTCGCCTTCGCCCGGCGCATGTCGACCCTCGACCACCTGACGAACGGCCGGGTCGGCTGGAACGTCGTGACGAGCTACCTGCCGAACGCCGCCCGCAACTTCGGCCTGGCGACGGAGATCCCGCACGACACCCGGTACGAGATCGCTGACGAGTACCTCGACGTCGTGTACCAGCTGTGGGAGGGCTCGTGGGAGGACGACGCCGTGCTCCGGGACGCCGAGCGTGGCGTCTACACCGACCCGGCGAAGGTGCACCCGATCGACCACGTGGGCGAGCACTTCAGCGTCGCCGGACCGCACCTGTCCGAGCCGTCGTCGCAGCGCACCCCGACGCTCTTCATGGCGACGGGCTCCCCCGCCGGCAGCGCGCGCGCCGGGCAGCACGCCGAGGTCGTCTTCACCGGTGGGCACGGCGTGCAGCGCACCGCTGACGCCGTCCGCGACGCCGCGCAGGCAGCCGGCCGTGACCGTGGCGACGTCCGGTTCGTCACGCAGGCGGCCGTCATCACGGCACCGACCCAGCGCGAGGTCGAGGACAAGGTCACCCAGTACCGCGCCTTCGCGAGCGAGGAGGGCCCGCTCGTGCACGGCAGCGTCCCCTTCGACGCCCTGTCGCACCCCCGCAGCCGGACCGTCCGCGACGCGCTCGAGGCGGAGGGTGTCGAGGGCGGCGAGCGCCTGGTCGGTCGCGTCGCACTCGACGCCACCGTCGGCGAGCTGCTCGACCGCGTGAACGAGGCCTGGCACGGCGCGTTCTGGGCCGCCGGCGTCCCCGAGGCGGTCACGGAGCAGATCGAGGGCTGGCTCGACGACGACGGGATCGACGGGATCAACCTGCGCCAGTACCACTCGTTCGACACGGTGCGGGACTTTGGCACGTACGTCACGCCCCTGCTGCGGGAGCGCGGCCGGTTGCCGGAGCGGTACACGGACGGCGAGACGCTGCGGGAGCGCGTGACGGGAGGCCCGGCTCGGCTCCCCGGTTCGCACCCGGCCGCCGCGCACCGTCGCGCCACTGCGACTGCCACGGTCTGA
- a CDS encoding TetR family transcriptional regulator C-terminal domain-containing protein, producing MPKPSLRDAIVDAALVEFHQHGYAGTGVASITGAAGAPKGSFYNHFRSKADLAMVVADRFAAASPIDVLDDRSVPRALDRITGYFDAMLDRLAGIDFRYGCLLGNLAVDTATDEPAVAAHVDGVFDAWVHRLADAVRLAQDQGDVAADRDPGLVGAQLVDLWEGAALRAKARRDGALTRRVVTDGVRRLLAG from the coding sequence ATGCCCAAGCCCAGCCTGCGTGACGCGATCGTCGACGCCGCCCTCGTCGAGTTCCACCAGCACGGGTACGCCGGCACCGGGGTCGCGTCGATCACGGGCGCAGCCGGGGCGCCGAAGGGCTCGTTCTACAACCACTTCCGGTCGAAAGCCGACCTGGCGATGGTCGTCGCGGACCGGTTCGCCGCGGCGTCGCCGATCGACGTCCTCGACGACCGTTCGGTGCCGCGCGCGTTGGACCGCATCACGGGCTACTTCGACGCCATGCTCGACCGTCTCGCCGGGATCGACTTCCGGTACGGGTGCCTGCTGGGCAACCTGGCGGTCGACACCGCAACGGACGAGCCGGCGGTGGCGGCGCACGTCGACGGCGTCTTCGACGCGTGGGTCCACCGGCTGGCGGACGCGGTCCGTCTGGCACAGGACCAGGGCGACGTGGCCGCCGACCGTGACCCGGGGCTCGTGGGCGCGCAGCTCGTCGACCTGTGGGAGGGTGCGGCGTTGCGCGCGAAGGCGCGGCGAGACGGTGCGCTCACGCGGCGCGTGGTGACGGACGGGGTGCGGCGGCTGCTGGCGGGGTGA
- a CDS encoding SDR family oxidoreductase yields the protein MTTLAGQIVLVTGANGGLGTEFVRQALDRGATKVYAAARRPRDWDDARIVPLVLDVADEASVARAAADAPDVTIVVNNAGQLRPGGLVDGPFEDIRAQIETNLVGPLLVTRAFAPALRRSHGAVVNVASVLSWLAGSGAYGVSKAGLWSATDSTRMELAGEGVQVVGAYLGYTDTPMTDGVDAPKNTPEQVVTAVFDGVEQGEDEVLADELTKAVRASLGAPIAERAAALAG from the coding sequence ATGACCACACTCGCCGGACAGATCGTCCTGGTCACCGGAGCGAACGGCGGACTCGGCACCGAGTTCGTGCGCCAGGCCCTCGACCGCGGTGCGACGAAGGTGTACGCCGCCGCACGCCGCCCCCGCGACTGGGACGACGCCCGCATCGTCCCCCTCGTGCTCGACGTCGCCGACGAGGCATCGGTCGCCCGCGCCGCGGCCGATGCCCCGGACGTCACCATCGTCGTCAACAACGCCGGGCAGCTGCGCCCGGGTGGGCTGGTCGACGGCCCGTTCGAGGACATCCGAGCGCAGATCGAGACGAACCTGGTCGGGCCGCTGCTGGTCACCCGCGCCTTCGCTCCGGCGCTGCGACGCTCGCATGGTGCCGTCGTGAACGTCGCCTCGGTCCTCAGCTGGCTGGCCGGCAGCGGGGCGTACGGCGTCTCGAAGGCCGGACTCTGGTCGGCCACCGACTCGACCCGGATGGAGCTCGCGGGCGAGGGCGTCCAGGTCGTCGGGGCCTACCTCGGCTACACGGACACCCCGATGACCGACGGGGTCGACGCCCCGAAGAACACGCCGGAACAGGTCGTCACGGCCGTGTTCGACGGCGTCGAGCAGGGCGAGGACGAGGTGCTCGCCGATGAGCTCACCAAGGCCGTGCGCGCGTCGCTCGGCGCACCGATCGCCGAGCGCGCCGCCGCCCTGGCCGGCTGA
- the nadE gene encoding ammonia-dependent NAD(+) synthetase yields MRESQAAIAAELNVQPDIDPEAEVARRVGFLRDYLLTTGAKGLVLAISGGQDSSLAGRLCQLAIESLRADGHDASFTTVRMPYRVQADEDDAQLALRFIAAAPGITVNIEHGVDGVVRDTLESGVELSDFVKGNVKARMRMVAQYAVAGQQGLLVVGTDHAAEAVTGFFTKYGDGGVDLTPLTGLTKSQGRQLLEHLGAPARLYEKAPTADLLDDLPGQTDEANLGMSYAEIDAYLQGHDVPVEVAEAIEARYRATEHKRQVPATPFDAWWRS; encoded by the coding sequence GTGCGTGAATCCCAAGCCGCCATCGCCGCGGAGCTCAACGTCCAGCCCGACATCGACCCGGAAGCCGAGGTCGCGCGCCGCGTCGGCTTCCTCCGCGACTACCTGCTGACGACCGGCGCCAAGGGCCTGGTCCTCGCGATCAGCGGCGGACAGGACTCCTCGCTCGCCGGCCGCCTGTGCCAGCTGGCGATCGAGTCGCTCCGGGCCGACGGCCACGACGCGTCCTTCACCACGGTGCGCATGCCCTACCGGGTCCAGGCCGACGAGGACGACGCCCAGCTCGCGCTCCGGTTCATCGCCGCGGCGCCGGGCATCACGGTCAACATCGAGCACGGGGTCGACGGCGTCGTCCGTGACACGCTCGAGTCGGGCGTCGAACTGAGCGACTTCGTCAAGGGCAACGTCAAGGCCCGCATGCGCATGGTCGCCCAGTACGCCGTGGCGGGGCAACAGGGCCTGCTCGTCGTCGGGACCGACCACGCGGCAGAGGCCGTGACCGGCTTCTTCACCAAGTACGGCGACGGTGGTGTCGACCTCACACCGCTCACCGGGTTGACCAAGAGCCAGGGCCGCCAGCTGCTCGAGCACCTCGGCGCTCCGGCGCGGCTGTACGAGAAGGCGCCGACGGCCGACCTGCTCGACGACCTGCCCGGCCAGACGGACGAGGCCAACCTCGGCATGAGCTACGCCGAGATCGACGCCTACCTGCAGGGGCACGACGTCCCGGTCGAGGTCGCCGAGGCGATCGAGGCCCGGTACCGCGCCACCGAGCACAAGCGGCAGGTGCCGGCGACGCCGTTCGACGCCTGGTGGCGTTCCTGA
- a CDS encoding AI-2E family transporter codes for MPFFTPSAPSPSDQPSSGARKAWSDSFGGLATRCLQVIIVLVIVIGIVYAAATLSVVTIPILIALIIASAMHPVVSWLRKHHVPSVLATLAVLLGVLVVLGLLAWLIVVAVENQWSDLQKSAVDGFQQLQGFVTSLPFSISDSQIDDATKAATDFVTSAKFGSGALAGASATANFLTGLVLMVVVLFFFLKDGPKIWEFLLRPFTGARYDRARRVGDRVVSTLGGYVRGTAMVAAVDAIGIGVGIAIVGVPLALPLAVVVFITAFIPIVGATAAGILAALVALVALGPVQALVVIGIVILVNQLEGNFLQPVLMGKTLRLHGLVILLGLTAGTVLAGIFGAVISVPLLAAAWGAVKVWDGPDTPAKPWRQKRSEEVGAQ; via the coding sequence ATGCCCTTCTTCACCCCGTCCGCCCCCAGCCCGAGCGACCAGCCGTCGTCCGGAGCCCGGAAGGCCTGGTCGGACTCGTTCGGCGGACTCGCCACCCGGTGCCTGCAGGTCATCATCGTGCTGGTCATCGTGATCGGCATCGTCTACGCCGCGGCCACCCTCAGCGTCGTGACGATCCCGATCCTCATCGCCCTGATCATCGCCTCCGCCATGCACCCGGTCGTCTCGTGGCTGCGCAAGCACCACGTCCCGTCGGTCCTCGCCACCCTCGCCGTGCTGCTCGGGGTGCTCGTCGTGCTCGGGCTGCTCGCCTGGCTCATCGTCGTGGCGGTCGAGAACCAGTGGTCCGACCTGCAGAAGTCCGCGGTCGACGGGTTCCAGCAGCTGCAGGGCTTCGTCACGTCGCTGCCGTTCTCGATCAGCGACTCCCAGATCGACGACGCGACGAAGGCAGCGACCGACTTCGTCACCAGCGCGAAGTTCGGCTCGGGCGCGCTCGCCGGGGCCTCGGCCACCGCGAACTTCCTGACCGGCCTGGTCCTGATGGTCGTCGTGCTGTTCTTCTTCCTCAAGGACGGGCCGAAGATCTGGGAGTTCCTGCTCCGCCCGTTCACCGGCGCCCGCTACGACCGCGCCCGCCGTGTCGGCGACCGCGTCGTCTCGACCCTGGGCGGCTACGTCCGCGGCACGGCGATGGTGGCCGCCGTCGACGCCATCGGCATCGGGGTGGGCATCGCGATCGTCGGCGTGCCCCTCGCGCTGCCGCTGGCGGTCGTCGTGTTCATCACCGCGTTCATCCCGATCGTCGGTGCGACCGCCGCCGGCATCCTGGCCGCCCTCGTCGCGCTGGTCGCACTCGGCCCGGTGCAGGCACTCGTCGTCATCGGCATCGTGATCCTGGTGAACCAGCTCGAGGGCAACTTCCTGCAGCCGGTCCTGATGGGCAAGACGCTGCGCCTGCACGGCCTGGTCATCCTGCTCGGCCTGACCGCCGGCACCGTGCTCGCCGGCATCTTCGGGGCCGTCATCTCGGTGCCGCTGCTCGCCGCGGCGTGGGGTGCGGTCAAGGTCTGGGACGGCCCGGACACCCCCGCCAAGCCGTGGCGACAGAAGCGCTCCGAAGAAGTCGGCGCGCAGTAG
- a CDS encoding serine hydrolase, with amino-acid sequence MTTTFQRSTPSALGIDATGVQALIGALESTPGVEPHGLVLLRHGQVAAEGWWTPYTADRPHLLYSLSKSVTAAAVGIAAREGLLDLDSTVISHFPELDTEVTAPRSRTMTLRNILAMASGHRAETLDRARAIDPDNVVRGFLLLPPDEDPGTVFAYNQPCTYTLAEIVRRVSGGTLVEYLRPRLFDPLGIEQVAWKRDGTGELGFSGCYATTETIAKLGQLYLQRGVWDGTRILDEDWVAAATRTQVANPDEENPDWSQGYGYQFWMARHGFRGDGAYGQFCVVLPEHDVVLAMTGQSLDMQAVLDAVWAHLLPALDADGSSDADAALATALGSLGLAPVDGARLETAGLEARADFAVADRTAVPGLDTVVLEQDGDGWAATLTQDGSPVRVPLGEGSWTVSDATAASAAVEADGQVLVAVRFVDTPHLLWVRCDPAAGTFGARWQTEPLHDRIDTLHRPTDA; translated from the coding sequence GTGACGACGACGTTCCAGCGCAGCACCCCGTCCGCCCTCGGCATCGACGCGACCGGGGTCCAGGCCCTCATCGGTGCCCTCGAGTCGACCCCCGGGGTCGAACCGCACGGCCTCGTGCTGCTCCGGCATGGTCAGGTCGCGGCCGAGGGGTGGTGGACGCCGTACACGGCAGACCGCCCGCACCTGCTCTACTCGCTGAGCAAGAGCGTCACCGCGGCGGCCGTCGGCATCGCCGCACGCGAGGGGCTGCTCGACCTCGACAGCACCGTGATCAGCCACTTCCCCGAGCTCGACACCGAGGTCACCGCCCCCCGCAGCCGCACGATGACCCTGCGCAACATCCTGGCGATGGCGAGCGGCCACCGCGCGGAGACCCTCGACCGGGCGCGGGCGATCGACCCCGACAACGTGGTCCGGGGGTTCCTGCTCCTGCCGCCCGACGAGGACCCGGGCACGGTCTTCGCGTACAACCAGCCCTGCACCTACACGCTCGCCGAGATCGTGCGGCGGGTCAGCGGCGGCACCCTGGTCGAGTACCTGCGTCCGCGCCTGTTCGACCCGCTGGGCATCGAGCAGGTCGCATGGAAGCGCGACGGCACCGGCGAGCTCGGGTTCTCCGGCTGCTACGCCACAACCGAGACCATCGCGAAGCTCGGGCAGCTGTACCTGCAGCGCGGGGTGTGGGACGGCACGCGGATCCTCGACGAGGACTGGGTCGCGGCCGCGACCCGCACCCAGGTCGCCAACCCGGACGAGGAGAACCCGGACTGGAGCCAGGGGTACGGCTACCAGTTCTGGATGGCGCGGCACGGGTTCCGCGGCGACGGCGCGTACGGGCAGTTCTGCGTGGTCCTGCCGGAGCACGACGTCGTCCTGGCCATGACCGGGCAGAGCCTGGACATGCAGGCCGTCCTCGACGCGGTCTGGGCGCACCTGCTGCCCGCGCTCGACGCCGACGGCTCGTCCGATGCCGACGCGGCGCTCGCGACCGCGCTCGGCTCCCTCGGGCTGGCACCGGTGGACGGCGCTCGTCTCGAGACCGCCGGACTGGAGGCCCGGGCCGACTTCGCGGTCGCCGACCGCACCGCGGTCCCCGGCCTGGACACCGTGGTGCTCGAGCAGGACGGCGACGGCTGGGCAGCGACGCTGACGCAGGACGGCTCCCCGGTCCGGGTCCCGCTCGGAGAGGGCTCGTGGACGGTGTCCGACGCGACCGCGGCGAGCGCCGCGGTGGAGGCCGACGGCCAGGTCCTGGTGGCCGTGCGCTTCGTCGACACCCCGCACCTGCTCTGGGTGCGATGCGACCCCGCTGCCGGCACGTTCGGTGCGCGCTGGCAGACCGAGCCCCTGCACGACCGGATCGACACGCTGCACCGCCCGACCGACGCGTGA
- a CDS encoding SDR family oxidoreductase, with translation MTSATTALVTGANKGIGFAIAQGLGRLGTRVVVGARSGAAGEEAVARLAAQGVDASAVRIDVTDDASVAAAAAELDERFGTLDVLVNNAGISGAFDPVTWEQDPTTMDLDELRRIVDTNVYGVVRVTNAMLPLLRRSGAPRIVNTSSSMGSLGRQPGPVMAAYSSSKTFLNGITVQYARAFADTPVIVNAACPGLVATDFNGFAGDRAPEQGAAIAVRLATLPDDGPRGGLFDEDGVVPW, from the coding sequence ATGACATCAGCAACCACCGCCCTGGTCACCGGGGCGAACAAGGGCATCGGCTTCGCGATCGCGCAGGGACTCGGGAGGCTCGGCACGCGTGTCGTCGTCGGCGCGCGGTCCGGGGCGGCCGGCGAGGAGGCCGTGGCCCGGCTCGCCGCGCAGGGCGTCGACGCGTCGGCCGTCCGGATCGACGTCACCGACGACGCGAGCGTGGCCGCCGCTGCGGCCGAGCTGGACGAGCGGTTCGGCACGCTCGACGTGCTCGTGAACAACGCCGGGATCTCCGGGGCGTTCGACCCCGTGACGTGGGAGCAGGACCCGACGACGATGGACCTCGACGAGCTGCGGCGCATCGTCGACACGAACGTGTACGGCGTCGTGCGGGTGACGAACGCGATGCTCCCGCTGCTGCGACGCTCGGGTGCTCCCCGGATCGTCAACACGTCGAGCAGCATGGGCTCGCTCGGCCGGCAGCCGGGACCCGTGATGGCCGCGTACTCGTCCTCGAAGACCTTCCTCAACGGCATCACCGTGCAGTACGCCCGCGCGTTCGCCGACACCCCGGTGATCGTCAACGCCGCCTGTCCCGGACTCGTCGCGACCGACTTCAACGGGTTCGCGGGCGACCGCGCCCCGGAGCAGGGGGCCGCGATCGCCGTCCGCCTGGCGACGCTGCCCGACGACGGACCCCGCGGCGGGCTCTTCGACGAGGACGGCGTCGTCCCCTGGTGA
- a CDS encoding LysR family transcriptional regulator, whose product MDDLETRELRYFVTVAEEQHVGRAAVRLGMSQPPLSRAIRQLELRIGAALFERTPRGVELTPAGTVLLAEARPALAAMAAAGRRARRAGTPSRRLVLAVKAGADHELLQALLDVQGADPQALPLDVQFGEVHEQAAFLRDGSADVALMHRTYDDLTGFDTEDLRTEQQVAILPRSHRLAARASLSVADLRDLPDLPAARWPRVDGTYADGPGPEVHSQAQLAQLVALGRTVIVIPRSSRTLQWPEHVAVPVLDAPLATTVVAWPATSTSPDVARVVRNAVRAAALVAGAEARTA is encoded by the coding sequence GTGGACGACCTCGAGACCCGCGAACTCCGGTACTTCGTGACCGTCGCCGAAGAACAGCACGTCGGGCGCGCGGCGGTGCGGCTCGGCATGTCGCAGCCGCCGCTGTCCCGTGCGATCCGCCAGCTCGAGCTCCGGATCGGCGCGGCGCTGTTCGAGCGCACCCCGCGCGGCGTGGAGCTCACGCCGGCCGGCACCGTGCTGCTCGCCGAAGCCCGCCCGGCCCTGGCGGCGATGGCGGCCGCGGGGCGCCGGGCCCGGCGGGCGGGCACCCCGTCCCGGCGACTGGTGCTCGCCGTCAAGGCCGGCGCCGACCACGAGCTGCTGCAGGCGCTGCTCGACGTGCAGGGGGCCGACCCGCAGGCCCTGCCGCTCGACGTGCAGTTCGGCGAGGTGCACGAGCAGGCGGCGTTCCTGCGTGACGGGTCCGCCGACGTCGCACTCATGCACCGCACCTACGACGACCTGACCGGCTTCGACACCGAGGACCTGCGCACCGAGCAGCAGGTCGCGATCCTGCCCCGGTCGCACCGCCTCGCCGCGCGCGCCTCGCTGTCCGTGGCGGACCTGCGCGACCTGCCGGACCTGCCCGCTGCCCGCTGGCCCCGCGTCGACGGCACCTACGCGGACGGCCCCGGACCCGAGGTGCACTCGCAGGCGCAGCTCGCCCAGCTCGTCGCGCTCGGGCGGACCGTCATCGTGATCCCCCGGTCCAGCCGGACGCTGCAGTGGCCCGAGCACGTCGCCGTCCCCGTGCTCGACGCCCCGCTCGCGACCACGGTGGTCGCGTGGCCGGCGACCTCGACGTCGCCGGACGTGGCCCGTGTGGTGCGGAACGCCGTCCGTGCGGCGGCCCTGGTGGCCGGCGCCGAGGCGCGGACCGCCTGA